ACCCATCGACGTTACTAATATCGTAAAAATCTGTTGAACTTGAACCAGGTATGGTGAATTCGGCTAAGGTTACGGGTGGGGCTCCACCATTACCGTTGCAAGTTACTTGACCCGAACCACAATCTCCACTTGTACAACTAAACCTTCCACCATTATTTGAGCATCCGCGTCTAGCCCAAACTCGACCTGACCATTTTGCAGATACGTCAACAGTTCTTGAGGCTCCCTGTCCTAGTTCGAACCCTGTTGTTACTTGGTTCCCCGAGCTAGTTTGAAAGGCTGGTGCTATTGAAAAACCGCAATTGTTTTTGATCGTGAAAACTGCTGATCTAACATCTGCAATATTGAATTTATGTTATGGGATCTTTAGTAATAATGAACGTATTCATGACATATATGTATATCATGCATGCATGTATGGTATAAATAAAGTTATAAGAATTAACTTACTATACATCAAAGTTGTCGCTAGGAAAAGAGCAAAGAGAAATTGAATCTTCATATTAAATATGTGTAATTTGTAGTTTCTGTGTGATGAAAATAGCTCAAACGATTGTCGGTATTTATAGATGGATTAAGTACGACTTTTATTACAAAAATATACATATGTCATCTACCATCTATTACTCCGTACTATGGTCTTTctaaaatatcataattaatatcttTTATATTCATTAATTCAAACTGATATTTATCATCTTTATGCGTATATTAATTACATTTATGAAATTTTTGAAAATAACAAGT
The window above is part of the Rutidosis leptorrhynchoides isolate AG116_Rl617_1_P2 chromosome 1, CSIRO_AGI_Rlap_v1, whole genome shotgun sequence genome. Proteins encoded here:
- the LOC139857219 gene encoding thaumatin-like protein 1; protein product: MKIQFLFALFLATTLMYNVRSAVFTIKNNCGFSIAPAFQTSSGNQVTTGFELGQGASRTVDVSAKWSGRVWARRGCSNNGGRFSCTSGDCGSGQVTCNGNGGAPPVTLAEFTIPGSSSTDFYDISNVDGFNLPLSITPKAGCPSTDCSANINTQCPSNLAVKDGSGATIGCKSACLATNSDQDCCRGAFGTAQTCKPSATSKFFKGLCPKAYSYAFDDPSSTFTCATGGNYAITYCP